TCTCCATGCCCTAAAAACAGACAGGTAAGAGACAAGAAATCAACAAATACATTCCAATATTCAGGTGTATCACTTTCAGGACCCATTACTTTGTTTAGAAGAAACAACAGACTGtaggtttttatttttgaattcagaaatgtgtttcaaaACATAGTGAGTGCAGTGACTCCATACCTGTGATATTGCTTTGAATGCACCAGTCTTCCCAAACTTCTCTCCACTCTTTGAGACGCTCTCTGCTGAGGTTTTAGCTGTTCTGGCTGCCTCCTCCATTCCCTCCTTGATTTTCTTACCAAATTCTGTACGACTTACCTCCTCTAGCCCCtgttttctcacacacacacacacacacacacacacacacacacacacacacacacacacacacacacacacacacacacacacacacacacacacacacacacacacacacacacacacacacacacacacacacacacacacacacacacacacacaccttaaatACATCTCTTAAGAGTAGAAGGATCAATTTAACAGCATATCAATGAAAAGATAATCAAAAGAAAGGCTACACCTGAGTGAGGGACCAATCACAATTACCTCTTTGACTGTCTCTGAGATGTTCCCTAACTTCTTCTTGAGAACTTCGGAGGTCTTCACTGTTTCAGACTCAATTGTTTTCTTGGAAAGAGACAAAAGGGTTTATAGTATTAAAAACGCATCTCAActgattatctttttttttaaacactgataGACACAAATCCTTTGTGTGTGGCCAAATACTAACATATTTCCTTCGAGCTTGTTTCAATGCTTCTGACTCCTCAAGTTTTTTGGCCTCTTCCCGGAACTTTTTGATGTTGTCTTTCATTTCCTTGTTCTTGTTTAGCTCCGTCTTCAGGTTGTCCAGAAACTCCCCCAAGAAACCTTTTCTGCCACTGCCTCTCTCCCCTGATAAATACCTCACCTGTAGAAGGGCTGTCTGAGGCACCTTGTTGGtatgaaacacaaacaccacGTAAGGTAGATTTAAAGCAATGAAGCATGTTGAGGGCTGTTCCattaaacttaaaatgtatgtgtatatagtAAATGTTGGCAGTGGACTAAGATCTTGCAAGACAAACAATTTAGGcaagaaacaaagaaggaaagaaagcgagGGAGTATGCAgatattttgtggtttctttagtcatctATGATTTCAGACTGATTATCTTTGAGTGCATCTGCTTGGCCTTTGGGAAAAGgtgattgacatttttgagCAACTAATCGAGACAATTACtgacagattaatcagtaatgaacaTAATTGTTAGCTGAGGAGCTAAATGAAAGTGAGTTTAGTTGTGATGATAATGATACTGACACCTAGCTTCTAAAGTACAGGTTTGGATTATCCAGAGAGGGGGAGACATAGCAGTTACAGAGCTTATGTCAAATGTTCATACCTGTGAAGAGCTTGTGAAGAACCCCCATATCCTGAAGACATTTGGTCTGTTGTGCAGCAGCATGTAGGAGGAAGGCATCGCAACCAAGCCTCTTCTTACACATTTCTGGACATAGGTACATAAACTCAGCCTCAAAATTCAACAGACACAAAGGTGGTATGCTAGAAACAACTGAACAGTTCACAGCTGGGCATTTCACTGCAATATAGCTGCTTTAAGATGACGTATTGTTGCAATAAGAATGACATGTCATGGTGTTGGAAGACCATTTACAAGTAAGTGATTTCATTAAGATCAAAAGTCACAAGTTGTTCAATGCAACgcatgctaaaaaaaaagaaaaaaaagaagcctaaCATGTAGCTACCGAAGGTGTCATTTTACTTGGGAAAATATTTCGCCCTGCGCTTCATGGTCCAAACACCGGCTCCATATCTTATTTAAACAGCTAGCTTTAACTTAGCTAGCCAAAGCAACGTAAGCAGCATGGTCAAAATTCCTACAAAGTCCTACATTCCTCAAACTGTTAACCAGGCAGTTCAGAAATCACCTTTTAAATTCACAAATTACTATTCAGGTGTTTAAATGTTGACATTAATACAAAACGTCCCGAGAACTCACCTGGTAACACTGACACAACGGGGTAGCCATCTTGAATGTAGTGCCTGTGACCTTCTTCCGGTGGTGACCTCCGTGTGCATGAGGCAGGGTGCCGCGCGCCCGATGTGATCATTACAAAGCAGCATAGTTTACACATTTCTCATATGTATCAAATCTCATTTTGCTCAAAATGTGCCTCGAAATATTGATATTTCCCTACACTGATTAGCTTTAAGTGCTTAAATCAAAAGGCTTACTTACTTTAAtcaaatacataatatatttatttactttaattgcAAACCATGTGACAAGAGGCAGGTCATCAGATTGAATTATTTTAAGACTCAAGAGtcaaatggggaaaaaaaaaaaaaaaacaactttctatACACAGCTAAAATCAAATGGAATACACTTTAAATAGCTGAAACTCCTTGAAGCAGAGACATTTTGAGCAAACAATGAGGACATTGTTAGAAAATACCCAGAATAGTGACTTACAACAGCAATAAGCCTATGGATTTTATTGTTTGCAAGTTTATGTGATAACTGCCTTGTGGTGAAgcattatgtgtattttatgatCAATTAAATTAACACTTATTGCCATCACTCACTGTCTAGTCCACTATATTGATATGCAGTGCAGTAACATAAAACCAGGCAAAAGATTTCAGTTAGAGGTTTATTTATCAAAACCTTATAGAACAAAGGCCATGACAGCTGAAGCACAACAAATTTAAAATTCtgtctccaaaaaaaaaaaaaaaaaaaaaaaaaaagtaaaattaaagtaaaaactaaaaacaattccactgttacaAATAACAAACAGTTTCACCATAACAAATATCTAACAATATCTAAACCGTGTGAAGAGAATATGAATATGTTGTAGGGCAATTTAGATCAGggacaaaatgaaatatcaaaTGCGACAGACAAATAACTTATGCATTCCTATCAATCCTAACATCAATCTCTCTTCCATTCAGCCGATAGCCATTCATGGTCCGGCAGGCACGCTCAGCGGTTTCAGGGTTGTCGAAGCGAACCACACCACAGCCTTTGGACTTGCCGTTCTCCATCTTAATATCAGCATACTGAACCATGCCTAAGGATCATCATGAGAGAGAAACATTAGTAAagtcatcttttaaaaaaaacgtgaACAGCCATCACCCATTTCTAATTTATATTTAGAGACCATTACCGATTACACTTACCGCAAGTATTGAAGGTATCCTTCAGCATCTTCCAGGTGAAGTCAAAGGGcagctgaaagacaaaaatccatccattaaaaatgtattgaaatcaTGCATTGTTTGATACTGATCAAACAAATTAAGCCCAACTACATTGCATATGAAACACTTACATTTCTGACAAAAATTTGGCATCCCTTCCTGACATTGCCTCCTCCAGTTCCAGGccctccagctccagctcctccaaAGGAATTGCCACCAAATCCACGATCTAAGTCTGCAGAACGATCAAACTGACCAACACCTCCGGATCCCATCCGGTCCATTCCAGAGCTCATGCGGTCGATGCCACCAGAAGGGAAGCGCTCAAGTCCTCCGGCGGAGCCCATGCGGTCAAAGCTGCTGGCCATTCTGTCAAGCCCACTGTTGCCCATGCGATCCATACCCATTGGGGAGCTAAAGTCCAGACCAGCACCCATGCGGTCCAAACCAGACTGGCCCAATCGGTCAAACCCAGCAGGGCCTAGGCGGTCCATGCTGGAACTCATACGCTCCAGGCTGGGTCCAAGCCTGTCCATACTGGGTCCCAGCCGGTCCATCCCTGAGCCCATTCGGTCAAACCCAGAACCCAGTCTGTCCAGATCAGACACGCGGTCCATTCGGTCCATCCCCATCCGATCCATCCCTGCCATGCGATCCATACTCGCTCCAAGACGGTCCATTCCGGAACTCATGCGGTCCATACCCAGAGAGTTTCCTATtaggcaaaaaaagaaaagtgtcacATCAACAGTTTGGTGAGATGTAACACTCATTAAAACTCAAAATCCTGAGAATACTAACCCATTCCTCTTTCAAACGAGTCTCCAAAATTATTGCGAGACATGCCCATTTCATTTCGACCAAACTCCCTGTCAAAAGCACCACCAATCCCACGGTCCATCTCTGACAATGCAAGAGATGAAACCATTAGAAACATCCAGCCAAACGTGAGTGCTCCACGCTTGCTTTGGAATGCTTAacatgtcttaaaatgtctccTTACCATTCATTCTGCCCATCCCTGAAGAACCATAACGTTCCATATTGTTCATTCCTCCAAAGTTCTCCATTCCTACAACAAAAAGGAGATGTCTGAGAACACATGGAAATCTGatcctttaataaaaaataaaaaaaagatgtttcttttaataaatCTTAGTCCTAAACTATGTTTCTCAAATGGAACGTATACACCATCATCTaactttgtttaaaaatgataacCATGATCATATTTGATCAAGATCAAACTCATAATGGTGCTTGGAAATGCcagtgcttaaaaaaaacaaaaccacaacaatACACCAATGTACAAATTTCACTGTTCTGTACATTCTCAATGTTAGGCTGCTGGTCACAGAAGTCCCTACAAATGTTTCCCAATaagatttttaaatgcatttgcCTCATGAACCAGTGTACAATAGaatgaaaacaatacaattCAATAACATACAATTGTTTTGAGTAGAAGTATGAGAGTGCAGTGTTGGGGgcatacagtacacatactgtataaccACAATCACTTGATAAATAAGTTATACCTCCTCCTCCCATACGGCCTCCCATGTTGCTGCCGAAGCCCATTCCATCCATTCCTATGAATGAGAGAAGTTagtcactgatttcatttgcatattgtgttaagggaggggggagaaataataatttaataaaaaaagaaaaagaaaaaaaagaaaaaagtactgCAGCTAGTTACCTCCGGGGCCCATGTTGCCCATTCCGCCACCGGTAGCTCCACCCCTGTTAAGTTGTGCAGCATCAATGGGCTGGCCACCAGGCCCCAACCCCAAACCAATACCACTCAGGCCACCTGGGCAGAGAAAAggggtaaaatattaaaaagttgTCCATAGGACTTGTGTCCATAGAAATATGTTCAATGTAGAAATCAGAGTGGCTCTTGTAGCTCAGGACAAGGTGTTCAACAGGCATAGGATAATGTGTTTGTAGAGGTGTCTGGCACAGTGGTGCTTGAAAATTTGTGAATCCTTTCTGTATAAATATGACTTAATCATGATCAGATTTTCACAACTAATCCTAAAACTAAATAAGGGGGAACTCAAATGAGACAACCCTAAAACTTATTCACTTAGTTATTGAGGAAAATATCCAATTTTACATAGCTGTGTGCGGCAAGAGTATGTGAACCCTTCACAAACTTGCAAGCACCACTATATGGCTGTGAACACAGAACAATTTTTCCTGAACTTACATATTAGTGCTATTttagtgtatttgtgtttttatatggaTGAAAGTTTACACTTACGGGGAAGAGCAGCTGCTCTGTCCGGTGGTCCAAAATCCTTGGGCAAGGACTTCTCATCCTGAAAAAGGGCACAGAAGTATTCAGACTCTGCCCAAAACCATAAAATGTTATTCTCTGAGGGGACGTATATCGAGTTTTAAGCAACGTACCAGTTTGACGTGCATGACCCTGTTGAACAACAGCTGCCCATTGAACATGGCTGTGAAACTGTTAAGGAAAGTATACCAAGTATCTTGGAAAGATGCAATTATACTGAATCAACTTTCTATGCATGAAAGTATTccaaaccaacatttttttcccagaaGGATACAGACAGCTTGGACAGCTTCAAGGGGCATATCGAATGTTACTGTTCCCATGCCTCTGCTCTTTCCATCCTTGTCCTCAAGAATGTCAGACCTAACCACCATGCCTGCCATGCCGAACACTTCTTTCAGCTTCTTCCAGCCAACTTTGTAGTCAAGCTGCAGACAAGAGAACAACAACAGTTACTTAATGCACAAGCAACACCACAAAAGACAAGATATCAATTTAACTTGTTGATTTACAAATACAAATTCACTTATTTTTATGCAATAACTGGATCATCAAACGGAAATGCCAGTGATCATCTGGTTACAGTTTCTTGTGCATTTGCAGCCCTCGATCCAGATccttttataaaacaaaaacaatagggggaaaaaaaatatataagtcTCACATTAGCAACAAAGACAGTGCTGCCAATCCTGCCAGCCTGCAGACCATGGATGATCTCATTGGGGATGTTGGGGTTGCTCATCAGACTGGGAGGGATATTGACAACAGGGCCATTTGGTCCAGGGCCCATCCTATCCATGTTCATACGATCCATTCCACCCATACCTCCCATTCCTCCATGGCCCCCGGGAGGGCCTCCGCCCCCTTGCCCCTTGTTGATTTCCCTCTGAGCAATGACACCATCAGGGtcctaataaaaaaaaaaaggagggaaactTCAATAAGGCACAACTAACATTTTGGTGTGTTGGGCAAAAttagtttgtcatttttgttaGAGCTTACCTCTTTAACTTTCAGGGGTCGTCCATTGAGATTGTGCTTGTTGACCTTCTCCACTGCTTTCTTCATTAGCTCTTCAGTCCTAAACTCAACAACACTGACAGAACATAACCAGTGAAAACTACACCCAGATTTTTGATAACACATTTTGGCAAGCACTGGTAAACTTTTGGACagataaatgattttttttataatgctATATATCATTTAATTTTACTTACGCACAACCCTTTGTTGATTGAAGACAACAGAACAGGCCAGACCAATAGgagtgaaaaataatttaaattagtAAAAGCCATGGGTACAGTCAGATTTTAttagtgaaaaaaataaacacaaattagGATTTCATGCACAGTCAAAGTTCATCACAAGCCTACAAGCCTTGGCCACAACTCTCTGCTTCCCGataaaattacaatataaaCATCTCACATCACTAACACAAAGCAATGTGctgaattttaatattttccaaaaatcCAAAGTgcacaaaatccacagtgaaaTAGGATTAGATAATAGGAGGTAACTATTCCAGTAAAGACATCCTGCGCAGTGTTATATTTAACAACCATCTAACAGTCCTGTAACAACCTCTTGCAGGCTACATCCCTTTAGTTCAGGAGCAAATCCAGCAACCAAAAGGGACATTGTCAACTACTGCAATCCCACAGGATTGGCTACACAGAAAGCTGAAATCCTGTTATGAGAGCATCAACCCCTGAATGACTTGAAGTCAGTGCCACAGGCGACACCAAATAGATCACGCCTCCAGCATGTCACCATCTCACACACCATCAGGTTTGTGAATCTGAACAATTCCCAACaatcaaaaaaagaaaccaaagctGACAAACACAGGTTTGTCTAggattattcatgttttatttgtatgta
The Scomber scombrus chromosome 8, fScoSco1.1, whole genome shotgun sequence DNA segment above includes these coding regions:
- the hnrnpm gene encoding heterogeneous nuclear ribonucleoprotein M, with protein sequence MSNEQVENTTEKAGTQPPPPQQQQQQQQQQQQQQEVNGKAKHESASSRKERPQKRGGGGRYEPYGNVNKRYRVFVSNIPYDVKWQALKDLMKEKVGEVTYVEHLMDAEGKSRGCAVVEFRTEELMKKAVEKVNKHNLNGRPLKVKEDPDGVIAQREINKGQGGGGPPGGHGGMGGMGGMDRMNMDRMGPGPNGPVVNIPPSLMSNPNIPNEIIHGLQAGRIGSTVFVANLDYKVGWKKLKEVFGMAGMVVRSDILEDKDGKSRGMGTVTFDMPLEAVQAVSMFNGQLLFNRVMHVKLDEKSLPKDFGPPDRAAALPRGLSGIGLGLGPGGQPIDAAQLNRGGATGGGMGNMGPGGMDGMGFGSNMGGRMGGGGMENFGGMNNMERYGSSGMGRMNEMDRGIGGAFDREFGRNEMGMSRNNFGDSFERGMGNSLGMDRMSSGMDRLGASMDRMAGMDRMGMDRMDRVSDLDRLGSGFDRMGSGMDRLGPSMDRLGPSLERMSSSMDRLGPAGFDRLGQSGLDRMGAGLDFSSPMGMDRMGNSGLDRMASSFDRMGSAGGLERFPSGGIDRMSSGMDRMGSGGVGQFDRSADLDRGFGGNSFGGAGAGGPGTGGGNVRKGCQIFVRNLPFDFTWKMLKDTFNTCGMVQYADIKMENGKSKGCGVVRFDNPETAERACRTMNGYRLNGREIDVRIDRNA